TCAACCTTAAAGTCCGAGCCAGCCTTGTCAGGCGCGGTGTAGGAAATATCGTCCAGAACCCGCTCCATAACTGTCTGCAAGCGGCGCGCGCCGATATTCTCAACTGTCGAATTGAGGTCGACTGCAATATCAGCCAAAGCGTCAATCGCGTCGTCGGTAATATCGAGCTTCACCTCTTCCGTCGCCATCAAGGCAATATATTGCTTGATGAGGCTCACTTCGGTTTCCGTCAGAATCCGGCGGAAATCTTCACGCGTCAGAGCGTTCAATTCCACACGGATCGGCAAACGGCCCTGCAATTCCGGCAGAAGGTCAGACGGCTTTGAAACGTGAAAAGCGCCCGATGCGATGAACAGAATATGATCGGTTTTCACCGGGCCATATTTCGTTGCGACGGTGGTGCCTTCAACGAGCGGCAGCAGATCGCGCTGTACGCCTTCGCGTGAGACCCCTGCTCCCATTCCGCCTTCACGTGCTGCGATCTTGTCGATTTCGTCGAGGAAGACGATACCGTCATTTTCGGTCGAGCGCAGGGCTTCCTGAATGAGCTGGTCCTGATCGAGCAGTTTGTCGGACTCATCATTGATCAGGATTGCATAGGATTCCTTGACGGTGGTTTTGCGCGTCTTGGTACGCCCGCCCATCGCCTTGCCGAAAATATCG
This genomic stretch from Brucella pseudogrignonensis harbors:
- the hslU gene encoding ATP-dependent protease ATPase subunit HslU; translation: MSNFSPREIVSELDRFIIGQNDAKRAVAIALRNRWRRQQLEGQMREEVMPKNILMIGPTGVGKTEISRRLAKLAGAPFIKVEATKFTEVGYVGRDVEQIIRDLVEAAIGLVREKKREDVKAKAHINAEERVLDGLVGKTASPATRDSFRKKLREGELDDKEIEIEVADTGNGQNFEIPGMPGANIGMINIGDIFGKAMGGRTKTRKTTVKESYAILINDESDKLLDQDQLIQEALRSTENDGIVFLDEIDKIAAREGGMGAGVSREGVQRDLLPLVEGTTVATKYGPVKTDHILFIASGAFHVSKPSDLLPELQGRLPIRVELNALTREDFRRILTETEVSLIKQYIALMATEEVKLDITDDAIDALADIAVDLNSTVENIGARRLQTVMERVLDDISYTAPDKAGSDFKVDGDYVRKTVGDLARNTDLSRFIL